A window of Thermus antranikianii DSM 12462 contains these coding sequences:
- a CDS encoding fatty acid desaturase: MRKVEPKDWIPLIKPYAKPDTLRSLRQVADTLLPLLLLFYLAYKALSVSLALTLVLDLAAALFLVRLFILQHDAGHGSFFPRKWANDLLGFFTGVLTLVPYHHWQLSHARHHATSGNLDKRGVGDIYTMTLEEYLKASPWERLKYRLYRNPWVMFLLGPIYVFMLSYRLPLGYGSDKPSVRNSVALTNLFLALLLAGIVVFFGVKTLLFVYLPIQYLAGMIGIFLFYVQHQFEDVYWEHDPRWEFLKAAMEGSTYLKLPKVLQWLTGNIGFHHIHHLAPKIPNYLLPKVQEEVDLVKVAPTVTLKDAFKIAFADMHLYDEESRKLVGFKEAHQRLREAQGKKAY; this comes from the coding sequence ATGCGCAAAGTAGAACCCAAGGACTGGATCCCCCTCATCAAACCCTATGCCAAGCCCGACACCCTAAGAAGCCTGCGCCAGGTGGCGGACACCCTTCTTCCCCTTCTTCTCCTCTTTTACCTGGCCTACAAGGCCCTTTCCGTTTCCCTGGCCCTGACCCTCGTTCTGGACCTCGCAGCCGCCTTGTTCCTGGTCCGCCTGTTCATCCTGCAGCACGACGCCGGCCACGGCTCCTTCTTCCCCAGGAAGTGGGCCAACGATCTCCTAGGCTTCTTCACCGGGGTCCTCACCCTGGTTCCCTACCACCACTGGCAGCTATCCCACGCCCGGCACCACGCCACCAGCGGCAACCTGGACAAGCGGGGGGTGGGGGACATCTACACCATGACCCTGGAGGAGTACCTGAAGGCCAGCCCCTGGGAGAGGCTCAAGTACCGCCTTTACCGGAACCCCTGGGTCATGTTCCTCCTGGGGCCCATCTACGTCTTCATGCTCTCCTACCGGCTTCCTTTAGGCTACGGCTCGGACAAGCCTTCCGTGCGCAACTCCGTGGCCCTAACCAACCTCTTCCTGGCCCTCTTGCTGGCGGGGATCGTGGTCTTCTTCGGGGTTAAGACCCTCCTCTTCGTCTACCTGCCCATCCAGTACCTGGCCGGAATGATCGGCATCTTCCTCTTCTACGTGCAGCACCAGTTTGAGGATGTCTACTGGGAGCACGACCCCCGCTGGGAGTTCCTGAAGGCGGCCATGGAGGGAAGCACCTACCTGAAGCTCCCCAAGGTGCTCCAGTGGCTCACCGGGAACATCGGCTTCCACCACATCCACCACCTGGCCCCCAAGATCCCCAACTACCTCCTGCCCAAGGTGCAGGAGGAGGTGGACCTCGTGAAGGTGGCCCCCACGGTTACCCTCAAGGATGCCTTCAAGATCGCCTTCGCCGACATGCACCTCTACGATGAGGAAAGCCGGAAGCTGGTGGGCTTTAAGGAGGCTCACCAGCGCCTGCGGGAAGCCCAAGGCAAGAAGGCCTACTAA